A DNA window from Roseofilum reptotaenium CS-1145 contains the following coding sequences:
- a CDS encoding PP2C family protein-serine/threonine phosphatase has product MSAVPIPQPSPQPTGNSTPQLPTSTPKPVSEDQTPVHALKELVARLRREQNKIQDLLMSLGFALRSFNNLNQFLELIPLMAARVTDADGGALVLFQANGKLKLEQMHCHDSHQCQDIRQALETVNTQLSGRHGRSLNMEEMTVLLDREVNHYLGSHTQLFGTAVIVRKTERGRLYVFSRNSDYTWTETREKLLRLIADQTAVAIENDELSAELRKKERLDRELEIGAEIQNQLLPHTYPQIEGLKLAARCQNANRVGGDYYDFISIHPPEWLKRSGTQAQPSRRWCITVGDVMGKGVPAGLIMTMLRGMLRAEVLNGHSPSRILQHLNHAMYQDLDQANRFVTLFYSEYDPSTQVLSYSNAAHNPPLLWQASNQLIQRLDTMGMLIGLDLNSEYEDAQSQLYPGDIILYYTDGFTDASNRKGDRFDEENLIEAFQLACQHYANPQAILDYLFDRVNEFMGPGNDHRDDMTLVVMQVDPHR; this is encoded by the coding sequence ATGAGCGCTGTGCCAATTCCCCAACCTTCCCCCCAACCCACCGGCAATTCAACTCCCCAATTGCCCACCAGCACCCCCAAACCTGTGAGTGAGGATCAAACCCCAGTCCATGCTCTGAAGGAATTGGTGGCCCGTCTGAGGCGAGAGCAAAATAAAATTCAAGATCTGTTAATGTCTTTGGGGTTTGCCCTGCGCAGTTTTAACAACCTCAATCAATTTCTAGAGTTAATTCCCTTGATGGCAGCACGGGTAACGGATGCAGATGGGGGCGCTTTGGTTTTATTTCAAGCCAATGGCAAATTGAAACTTGAACAAATGCATTGTCATGACTCCCATCAATGTCAAGATATTCGCCAAGCCCTAGAAACGGTTAATACTCAACTGAGTGGTCGCCATGGCAGATCGCTGAATATGGAAGAGATGACGGTTTTGCTCGATCGCGAAGTGAATCATTATCTCGGTTCCCATACCCAATTATTTGGTACAGCCGTAATTGTGCGCAAAACGGAACGGGGGAGATTATATGTATTTAGTCGCAACTCTGACTATACCTGGACGGAAACTCGCGAGAAATTACTGCGTTTAATCGCCGATCAAACGGCCGTGGCGATTGAAAATGATGAGCTGTCGGCAGAGCTACGCAAAAAAGAACGACTGGATCGGGAATTAGAAATTGGTGCAGAAATCCAAAATCAACTCTTACCCCATACCTATCCCCAAATTGAAGGACTTAAACTGGCCGCTCGCTGTCAAAATGCTAACCGAGTTGGAGGAGATTACTATGATTTTATCTCCATCCATCCCCCAGAATGGTTAAAACGTTCTGGCACTCAGGCTCAACCGTCGAGGCGCTGGTGTATTACGGTAGGGGATGTCATGGGAAAAGGGGTTCCGGCTGGTTTAATCATGACGATGTTGCGGGGAATGCTGAGGGCGGAAGTACTCAATGGGCATTCTCCTTCGCGAATCCTTCAACATCTCAATCATGCGATGTACCAGGATTTAGACCAAGCGAACCGCTTTGTGACCCTGTTTTATTCTGAGTACGATCCTTCGACCCAGGTTTTATCTTATAGCAATGCGGCCCATAATCCGCCTTTGCTCTGGCAAGCCTCGAATCAGTTGATCCAACGTTTAGATACGATGGGGATGCTGATTGGTTTGGATCTCAACTCAGAATATGAAGATGCACAATCTCAACTGTATCCAGGGGACATTATTCTCTACTATACAGATGGGTTTACAGATGCATCCAATCGTAAGGGCGATCGCTTTGATGAAGAAAACCTGATTGAAGCCTTCCAATTGGCCTGTCAGCATTACGCCAATCCCCAAGCTATTCTAGATTACCTGTTCGATCGGGTGAATGAGTTTATGGGGCCGGGGAATGACCATCGAGATGATATGACCCTTGTGGTGATGCAAGTTGACCCTCATAGATAA
- the argH gene encoding argininosuccinate lyase — translation MTEKKTWSDRFESALHPAIARFNASIGFDIELIEYDIAGSIAHAQMLAHTGIISASEGEQLVEGLQQVLQEYQRGEFQPTVDAEDVHFAVERRLTEITGDVGKKLHTARSRNDQVGTDTRLYLRDRIGKIKTQLREFQRVLIDLAEQNIETLIPGYTHLQRAQPLSLAHHLLAYVEMSQRDWERLTDVAKRVNISPLGSGALAGTTFPIDRHYSAKLLGFERVYNNSLDGVSDRDFAIEFACSASLIMVHLSRLAEEVILWSSEEFRFVTLKDSCATGSSIMPQKKNPDVPELVRGKTGRVFGHLQGLLVLMKGLPLAYNKDLQDDKEALFDTVKTVQACLEAMTILMAEGLEFRPSRLQEAVESDFSNATDVADYLAAKGVPFREAYNLVGKVVKTSLGAGKLLKDLSLDEWKALHEAFEADIYEAISPRQVVAARNSYGGTGFEQVQQALDMARSRLNSDT, via the coding sequence ATGACTGAGAAAAAAACCTGGAGCGATCGCTTTGAGAGTGCTTTACATCCGGCGATCGCCCGTTTTAATGCGAGTATCGGATTTGATATTGAGCTAATTGAATATGATATCGCCGGTTCCATCGCTCACGCCCAAATGTTGGCCCACACGGGGATTATTTCTGCATCGGAAGGGGAGCAACTGGTGGAAGGTTTGCAACAGGTTTTGCAGGAGTATCAACGGGGAGAATTTCAACCGACTGTTGATGCGGAAGATGTGCATTTTGCGGTGGAACGACGGCTAACAGAAATTACGGGAGATGTAGGCAAGAAACTGCATACCGCTCGCAGCCGCAATGACCAAGTGGGAACAGATACGCGGCTCTATCTGCGCGATCGAATTGGTAAAATTAAAACGCAATTACGGGAATTTCAGCGGGTTTTAATTGATTTAGCCGAGCAGAATATTGAGACTCTCATCCCCGGTTATACCCATCTACAACGGGCCCAACCCTTGAGTTTAGCTCACCATTTGTTAGCTTATGTGGAAATGAGCCAACGGGACTGGGAGCGGTTAACGGATGTGGCGAAACGGGTGAATATCTCTCCCTTGGGTTCTGGAGCGTTAGCGGGAACCACGTTTCCTATCGATCGCCACTATAGCGCTAAGTTATTGGGATTTGAGCGCGTGTATAACAATAGTTTAGATGGAGTGAGCGATCGCGATTTTGCCATTGAATTTGCCTGTAGCGCCAGCTTAATTATGGTGCATTTATCCCGGTTAGCGGAAGAGGTCATTCTCTGGTCTTCCGAAGAATTTCGCTTCGTCACCCTCAAAGATAGCTGCGCCACCGGTTCGAGCATTATGCCCCAAAAGAAAAACCCCGATGTTCCCGAACTGGTGCGGGGTAAAACCGGACGCGTCTTTGGTCATCTACAAGGGTTACTGGTGTTAATGAAGGGGTTGCCCTTAGCCTATAATAAAGACTTACAGGATGACAAAGAAGCCCTCTTTGATACCGTCAAAACCGTGCAAGCTTGCCTAGAAGCAATGACCATTTTAATGGCAGAAGGCTTAGAATTCCGTCCTTCCCGTCTCCAAGAAGCTGTTGAGTCTGACTTCTCTAATGCCACCGATGTAGCGGATTATCTGGCAGCTAAGGGGGTTCCCTTCCGAGAAGCTTATAACTTAGTGGGGAAAGTCGTGAAAACCAGTCTAGGGGCTGGAAAACTACTCAAAGACCTGAGTTTAGACGAATGGAAAGCCTTACATGAAGCCTTTGAAGCCGATATTTATGAGGCGATCTCTCCCCGTCAAGTCGTAGCCGCCCGCAATAGCTATGGGGGGACAGGGTTTGAACAGGTTCAGCAAGCCCTAGATATGGCTCGGTCTCGCTTAAACTCCGATACTTAG
- a CDS encoding NUDIX hydrolase — protein sequence MSRLWQIFQTVLGLIFRHPLVGTSVVPILPDGRVVLVQRKDDDSWGLPGGLVDWGETIEQAAVREVAEETGLTVVSIRRLVGVYSAPDRDPRIHSVCIMVEAQVEGEISIQDTLEIQTVQAYDWSNLPEGNLSHDHRQQIDDYLQGKTTLA from the coding sequence ATGAGCCGTCTGTGGCAAATTTTTCAAACTGTTCTTGGACTCATTTTCCGCCATCCCTTGGTAGGAACGAGTGTTGTGCCGATTCTGCCCGATGGACGTGTCGTCTTAGTGCAGCGCAAGGATGATGATTCCTGGGGCTTACCCGGAGGATTAGTCGATTGGGGAGAAACGATTGAGCAAGCAGCAGTGCGAGAAGTGGCGGAAGAAACTGGCTTAACAGTAGTGAGTATTAGGCGATTAGTCGGAGTATATTCTGCACCCGATCGCGATCCGCGCATCCATTCCGTTTGTATTATGGTGGAAGCACAAGTAGAAGGGGAGATTAGCATTCAAGATACCTTGGAAATTCAAACTGTCCAAGCTTACGACTGGTCGAATTTACCCGAAGGTAACCTTTCCCACGATCATCGCCAACAAATTGACGATTATCTCCAAGGAAAAACAACCCTCGCTTAA
- a CDS encoding metallophosphoesterase family protein: MARFLHLSDVHLGFDRYDNAERTKDFFFAFKDALEKYAIAESVDFVIIAGDLFEHRQILPATLNQAQIGLELLQKANIPVLAIEGNHDNLPYGTRTSWLRYLADSELLILLEPNAEQAYDLWTPETRQGGYIDLPCDVRVIGSRWYGASAPKAILQLADSIQHLPDPPTYQIMLFHHGLEGQISRYSGALKYDELRPLKEAGIDYLALGHIHKQYTAEGWIFNPGSTEANSIAEGQDQNPRGVYLVALEKGEIQAQLKRDYYQRPIVRLKLKVNKRQTQEEVEEAAEKKVSEEIYRIKEAIVELRIEGQLGFNRLDINVRKLRQRLHEQSQALIFLLKYEVTGTEYESPFPKGGEPPQREEIEQQVFEDLLSANTRYQPQAEPLSKGLRVLKQQVLDSEHPSVLYRFVEQLLTDE; encoded by the coding sequence ATGGCTCGATTTTTACACTTGTCGGATGTTCATTTGGGATTCGATCGCTATGATAATGCAGAGCGAACTAAGGATTTCTTCTTTGCCTTTAAGGATGCCCTAGAGAAATATGCGATCGCCGAATCGGTCGATTTTGTCATCATTGCGGGAGATTTGTTTGAACATCGCCAGATTCTCCCGGCGACCCTGAACCAGGCACAGATTGGTTTAGAATTGCTGCAAAAGGCAAATATTCCGGTTTTGGCGATCGAAGGCAATCATGATAATCTCCCCTATGGGACGCGCACCAGTTGGCTACGCTATTTAGCTGATAGTGAACTGCTTATTTTACTCGAACCCAATGCTGAACAAGCTTACGATCTGTGGACTCCGGAAACACGACAGGGAGGCTATATCGATCTGCCTTGTGATGTGAGAGTGATTGGATCTCGCTGGTATGGTGCATCCGCTCCGAAAGCTATTCTTCAGTTAGCAGACTCGATTCAACACTTGCCCGATCCTCCAACTTATCAGATCATGTTATTCCACCATGGTTTAGAAGGACAAATTTCTCGCTATTCGGGAGCGCTGAAATATGATGAGTTAAGACCTCTTAAAGAGGCTGGAATTGATTATTTAGCCTTGGGTCATATCCATAAACAGTATACGGCTGAAGGATGGATTTTTAATCCGGGTTCAACGGAAGCCAATAGTATTGCAGAGGGACAGGATCAAAACCCAAGAGGGGTATATTTAGTTGCTCTTGAGAAGGGTGAAATACAGGCACAGTTAAAGCGAGACTATTATCAACGGCCGATTGTGCGACTTAAGCTAAAAGTCAATAAGCGGCAAACACAAGAGGAAGTCGAAGAAGCAGCCGAGAAAAAAGTAAGTGAGGAAATATACAGAATAAAGGAGGCGATCGTTGAATTGCGAATTGAGGGACAATTAGGATTTAATCGGTTAGATATTAACGTCCGCAAATTACGGCAAAGATTGCATGAACAAAGTCAAGCGCTCATTTTCTTGCTCAAATATGAAGTCACCGGAACTGAGTATGAAAGTCCTTTCCCCAAAGGTGGAGAACCTCCGCAACGAGAGGAAATTGAACAACAAGTTTTTGAAGATTTACTCAGTGCCAATACTCGTTATCAGCCTCAAGCGGAACCTTTGTCAAAAGGATTAAGAGTGTTAAAACAACAAGTGTTGGACAGCGAGCATCCATCAGTTCTTTATCGGTTTGTGGAACAACTTTTGACCGATGAATGA
- a CDS encoding ATP-binding protein, with product MKQWLTHWQVSSIFKKIGYTNLLVVSISISGTFIGFLIGDYYEEQAQKSLTKAIQQEELLHDLETYIFKIQAHPYKLISTVEEALWFSYKIQQFEEDIDYIEGLVRELNQLGDLSGSAAQSIDRFCEQAQIVIDNYAERFAEILPQVDPLRLSPDKRGNAQQQVLLAVLEKESQEIDIQFERLSNQLNKLLQISEDDQEKASLQTKQAKKIRKVVIFVSLTVSTSMAFVLAFYTGRKIARPIELVTQTAQKVTADSNYDLEAPVLTNDEVGILANAFNQLIQKVKKQLYELSEAQSFLENRVEERTHELKETLDALKDTQTQLIQTEKMSSLGEMVAGIAHEINNPVSFIYGNISHAQEYLDNFLDLLSLYQELYPDVRTEITEKMEEIDFEYIQSDFSKILDSMRMGTCRIKNIVSSLRNFSRLDESEVKDVNLHEGLDSTLIILGNKLKLGVEIITAYGELPDITCYPSQLNQVFLNLIVNAIDALLSSEVEPKQITISTDKINPDRIQVKIQDNGPGIPEEIRNKIFNPFFTTKPIGKGTGLGLAISYRIIEKHQGKIEVFSEIGKGTTFEITLPIELVQA from the coding sequence ATGAAACAGTGGCTTACCCACTGGCAAGTTTCCAGTATCTTCAAAAAAATTGGTTACACCAACCTCCTAGTAGTGAGTATCTCCATTTCTGGAACATTTATCGGATTTTTAATTGGCGATTATTATGAAGAACAAGCACAGAAAAGTTTGACCAAAGCCATTCAACAAGAAGAGCTACTGCACGACCTAGAAACTTACATCTTCAAAATTCAAGCCCACCCCTATAAACTCATTAGTACAGTAGAAGAAGCCCTATGGTTCAGTTACAAGATACAGCAATTTGAAGAAGATATTGATTACATAGAAGGCTTAGTAAGGGAACTAAATCAATTAGGAGATCTTTCAGGAAGTGCAGCCCAATCTATCGATCGCTTTTGCGAACAAGCCCAGATAGTCATAGATAATTATGCCGAGCGCTTTGCGGAAATCCTACCTCAAGTCGATCCTCTGAGATTATCACCAGACAAACGAGGCAATGCTCAACAACAAGTTTTGCTAGCTGTTCTGGAGAAAGAGAGTCAAGAAATTGACATTCAATTTGAGAGATTAAGCAATCAACTCAACAAACTTTTACAAATTTCGGAGGATGATCAAGAAAAGGCATCCTTGCAAACTAAGCAGGCAAAAAAAATCCGCAAAGTTGTCATTTTTGTTAGTCTAACGGTTTCTACTTCCATGGCATTTGTCTTAGCTTTTTATACCGGAAGAAAAATTGCTAGGCCCATTGAATTAGTAACCCAGACTGCCCAAAAAGTGACGGCTGACTCTAATTACGATCTCGAAGCCCCCGTCCTGACTAATGATGAAGTTGGGATCTTAGCGAATGCCTTCAATCAACTCATTCAAAAAGTCAAAAAACAGCTCTATGAACTTTCAGAAGCGCAATCCTTTTTGGAAAACAGAGTTGAAGAGAGAACTCATGAGTTAAAGGAAACATTAGATGCCTTAAAAGACACTCAAACTCAACTGATTCAAACGGAAAAAATGTCAAGTTTGGGCGAAATGGTTGCCGGAATAGCCCATGAAATTAATAATCCCGTTAGTTTTATTTATGGCAATATTAGCCATGCCCAAGAATACCTAGATAACTTTTTAGATTTACTGAGTCTTTACCAGGAACTTTATCCAGATGTTAGGACAGAAATTACAGAAAAGATGGAAGAAATTGATTTTGAGTACATCCAATCTGATTTTTCCAAAATCTTGGACTCCATGCGGATGGGAACCTGCCGAATTAAAAATATCGTCTCCTCTTTAAGAAACTTTTCCCGTTTAGATGAATCAGAAGTAAAAGATGTTAACCTTCATGAAGGTTTAGATAGTACGTTGATTATTCTTGGTAACAAACTTAAATTAGGAGTTGAAATCATTACAGCTTATGGAGAATTACCGGATATTACTTGTTATCCATCCCAACTCAACCAAGTATTTTTAAATTTAATCGTGAATGCAATTGATGCTTTGTTAAGTAGTGAAGTCGAGCCTAAACAGATCACAATTTCAACGGATAAAATCAATCCAGATAGAATTCAGGTTAAGATTCAAGATAATGGTCCGGGAATCCCGGAAGAAATTCGCAATAAGATCTTTAACCCGTTTTTTACAACCAAGCCAATTGGCAAAGGAACGGGTTTGGGTTTAGCCATTTCTTATCGCATTATCGAGAAACATCAGGGGAAAATCGAAGTCTTTTCTGAAATTGGCAAAGGAACAACGTTTGAAATCACGCTTCCCATTGAGTTAGTCCAGGCTTAA
- a CDS encoding PhnD/SsuA/transferrin family substrate-binding protein, with the protein MKLQRLLVLPLLFLISCGSQEIESTNSNREAIAACPERLTLAVTDIFGEEELKKDFGEFQTVLGEALGISIDLFPMNDRVTAVPALLFERIDLALAGPSEYVLLKANADAIPLVGITRPDYYTVIATNANSGIENLQQLKGKTVGIREEGSTASHLGALKMLADMGLKPNQDFNVEIIGSDRGLVVLKEGKLDAWSDGNHHYQRALEKYNLQASEFIRISQGKPLPNDLIVANPSLDAECIAELQAQIVENERKLIDAIVVSPANKKYAQSQMVPAKDEDYDLIREGYKAIGEEELLSPAQ; encoded by the coding sequence ATGAAACTGCAAAGATTACTGGTTTTACCTTTACTTTTCTTAATCTCTTGTGGTTCCCAGGAGATAGAGTCTACAAACAGCAACCGGGAAGCGATCGCCGCTTGTCCGGAGCGACTCACCTTAGCAGTTACCGATATTTTCGGAGAAGAAGAGCTAAAAAAAGACTTTGGTGAATTTCAAACTGTTTTGGGGGAAGCTTTGGGAATTTCTATTGATCTCTTTCCTATGAATGACCGCGTCACTGCTGTCCCTGCATTACTCTTTGAGCGTATCGATCTGGCTCTAGCAGGTCCTTCTGAATATGTCCTTTTAAAAGCCAATGCTGATGCGATTCCCTTAGTAGGAATTACCCGTCCTGACTATTATACAGTCATTGCTACCAATGCGAACAGCGGGATTGAGAATTTGCAACAGCTCAAAGGAAAAACCGTTGGCATTCGAGAAGAGGGTTCAACCGCAAGTCACTTAGGCGCTCTGAAAATGTTAGCTGATATGGGTTTAAAACCCAATCAAGATTTTAACGTAGAAATTATTGGTAGCGATCGCGGCTTAGTCGTACTCAAGGAAGGCAAGCTAGACGCTTGGTCAGATGGCAACCATCACTATCAGCGTGCCCTAGAAAAATATAATCTTCAAGCATCAGAATTTATCCGAATTTCCCAGGGCAAACCCTTGCCAAACGATCTGATTGTTGCGAATCCATCCCTAGATGCAGAGTGTATCGCAGAACTGCAAGCCCAGATTGTTGAAAATGAAAGGAAATTAATTGACGCGATTGTGGTTTCCCCAGCAAACAAAAAATACGCCCAGTCACAAATGGTTCCCGCTAAAGACGAAGATTACGACCTGATTCGGGAGGGATATAAGGCGATTGGTGAAGAAGAGTTACTTTCACCAGCTCAATAG
- the bioD gene encoding dethiobiotin synthase, producing the protein MKSLLIAGTDTDTGKSVLTTALIAYWQIYYKDRPLGVMKPIQSGVGDLELYLDLFTLNQSPESITPLYLETPVAPPIAAEVENKTIDLAPIWQAFTSLQKSKELVMVEGLGGLGSPITHELVIADLARDWKLPTVLVVPVKLGAISQTVANVALARQYRVPLIGFVLNCTHPCTPTQQEQWAPISLIESLTQMPILGTLPYLENPRDVSQLTQAASRLDLERFFIY; encoded by the coding sequence ATGAAAAGTTTACTGATCGCAGGAACGGATACGGATACGGGCAAAAGTGTTTTAACTACAGCCCTGATCGCCTATTGGCAAATCTATTACAAAGATCGCCCTCTAGGAGTGATGAAACCCATTCAATCTGGAGTGGGAGACCTGGAACTCTACCTGGATTTATTTACTCTCAACCAGTCCCCAGAATCCATTACCCCCCTCTATCTGGAAACTCCAGTTGCCCCTCCCATTGCCGCAGAAGTTGAGAATAAGACGATTGACCTTGCCCCTATATGGCAGGCGTTTACTAGCCTTCAGAAGAGCAAGGAGTTGGTCATGGTGGAAGGTTTGGGGGGTTTGGGTTCGCCTATTACCCATGAATTGGTCATTGCCGACTTAGCTAGGGACTGGAAACTACCGACGGTGCTAGTCGTTCCAGTTAAGTTGGGGGCGATTTCCCAAACGGTTGCCAATGTAGCCCTCGCTCGTCAATATCGCGTACCCCTGATCGGATTCGTTCTTAACTGCACCCATCCCTGTACTCCTACCCAACAGGAACAATGGGCCCCCATTTCCCTTATCGAGTCCCTCACTCAAATGCCAATTCTAGGTACACTTCCTTATTTAGAGAATCCCAGAGATGTAAGCCAATTGACTCAAGCCGCATCCCGTCTCGATCTAGAGCGTTTTTTCATCTATTAA
- a CDS encoding site-2 protease family protein, which yields MSAVSNNSLTFVILLVALGILFWGFQRARPYGKLGILAWLQSVVLMVPWLLFFGLFSLGIYLNLAGILFLLVGSTAIYIFLGRQLRVSGQDELLRQKVAERLRFGSAQRPGEENPSTPLNDQAFAAQTGDMPSVVSSEPIGIPAEDLNQIKEIFGIDTYFLTETLPYQEGAIFKGNLRGDPDRSYDKLSERLKERLGDRYRLFLVMGPDNKPIAIVLPQNQDPKPLTLGQKALAVSLGLATLATSMEAGGIFQGFDWFSEWSKWPEALPIALGLWVILLAHELGHRWIAKKYQIRLSLPFFLPTWQVGSFGAITRFESILPNRSVLFDIALAGPAAGGLLSLFLLILGLSLSHPGSLFQIPSQFFQGSVLVGTLARGILGDVLQNSLVDVHPLTLIGWLGLVLSAINLMPAGQLDGGRMVQAIYGRKIAGITTVATLIVLGFASFVTPLALYWAIVILVLQRDLERPSLNEITEPNDARAALALLALFLMIATLMPLTPSLAGRLGIG from the coding sequence ATGTCTGCTGTGTCCAACAATTCCCTTACATTCGTAATCTTACTCGTTGCCCTGGGCATCTTGTTTTGGGGATTTCAACGCGCTCGTCCCTATGGTAAGTTGGGAATCTTGGCTTGGTTGCAGTCTGTGGTGCTGATGGTTCCCTGGTTGTTGTTTTTTGGGCTGTTTTCCCTGGGAATTTATCTCAACCTGGCGGGAATTTTGTTTCTACTGGTCGGTTCAACTGCAATTTATATTTTTCTGGGCCGACAGTTACGAGTATCGGGACAAGATGAGCTGTTGCGTCAAAAGGTGGCAGAGCGCTTGCGCTTCGGCTCCGCTCAACGACCGGGGGAGGAAAATCCTTCGACTCCACTCAATGACCAAGCATTTGCTGCTCAGACCGGGGACATGCCTTCAGTCGTCTCTTCAGAACCGATTGGTATTCCAGCAGAAGATTTGAACCAGATTAAGGAAATTTTTGGTATCGATACCTACTTTCTCACGGAAACTCTGCCCTATCAAGAAGGGGCAATTTTTAAGGGGAATTTACGAGGGGACCCGGATCGGTCGTATGATAAGCTTTCGGAACGGTTAAAGGAGCGCCTGGGCGATCGCTATCGGTTATTCTTAGTTATGGGTCCAGATAATAAGCCCATTGCGATCGTACTCCCCCAAAACCAAGACCCCAAACCCCTCACCCTGGGTCAAAAGGCTTTAGCCGTAAGTTTAGGACTCGCTACCCTCGCCACCAGTATGGAAGCAGGCGGTATTTTTCAAGGGTTTGACTGGTTTAGTGAATGGTCAAAATGGCCCGAAGCTCTGCCGATCGCCCTCGGTCTGTGGGTGATACTATTAGCCCATGAGTTGGGCCATCGCTGGATCGCTAAAAAATACCAAATTCGCCTCAGTTTGCCCTTTTTCCTCCCCACCTGGCAAGTCGGTTCCTTTGGCGCTATTACTCGGTTTGAGTCCATCTTACCCAACCGCAGTGTCCTGTTTGATATTGCCTTGGCCGGGCCAGCAGCAGGGGGCTTGTTATCCCTATTTCTGTTAATTCTGGGTTTATCCTTATCCCATCCCGGTAGTCTGTTTCAAATTCCCTCCCAATTTTTCCAAGGTTCAGTTTTAGTGGGAACCTTAGCCCGGGGAATTTTAGGGGATGTATTGCAAAATTCCCTTGTTGATGTGCATCCCTTAACCCTAATAGGATGGTTAGGTTTAGTTCTCAGTGCCATTAACCTCATGCCTGCGGGTCAATTGGATGGGGGGCGCATGGTACAAGCAATTTACGGACGCAAAATCGCCGGAATTACCACCGTTGCCACGTTAATTGTGTTGGGATTTGCCTCATTTGTAACTCCATTAGCCTTGTATTGGGCGATCGTCATTTTAGTCCTACAACGGGATCTAGAACGACCTAGCCTAAATGAAATTACAGAACCCAATGATGCTCGCGCTGCTTTGGCTCTTTTAGCTCTATTTTTGATGATTGCCACCCTCATGCCCTTGACTCCTAGTTTAGCCGGGCGTTTAGGGATTGGGTGA
- the rnc gene encoding ribonuclease III: MFKNEKLLHRALTHRSYVNENPGAIGHNERLEFLGDAILTFISGQYLYQRYPEMGEDEMTRRRSALVDQKQLARFAVEVGLDLRMRLSQGLIKEGGYQNPNLLSSTFEAIVGAYYLDCAQNIEKVRSVIEELFDSVPQEQMVARSNIDSKNRLQELVQARGAKNPPKYVTEKIGGMDHAPEFMSTVFISDKAWGKGKGRSKKDAEKEAASYALGKLKEKGII, translated from the coding sequence ATGTTTAAAAATGAAAAACTTCTCCATCGTGCCTTAACCCATCGTTCATATGTTAATGAAAATCCTGGAGCCATAGGACACAATGAACGTTTAGAATTTCTTGGTGATGCCATTTTGACCTTTATCAGTGGTCAATATCTCTATCAGCGCTATCCGGAAATGGGAGAAGATGAAATGACCAGACGGCGTTCTGCTTTAGTCGATCAAAAACAATTGGCTAGATTTGCAGTTGAAGTTGGTCTAGACTTGAGAATGCGTCTAAGTCAAGGGTTAATCAAAGAAGGGGGATATCAAAATCCAAATTTACTCAGCAGTACCTTTGAAGCGATTGTTGGGGCTTACTATTTAGATTGCGCTCAAAATATAGAAAAAGTGCGCTCTGTCATAGAAGAACTGTTTGATTCTGTCCCTCAAGAGCAAATGGTGGCTCGTTCCAACATCGACTCAAAAAATAGATTACAGGAATTAGTCCAAGCGAGGGGAGCAAAAAATCCTCCCAAATATGTAACGGAAAAAATAGGCGGTATGGATCATGCTCCAGAATTCATGTCTACAGTTTTTATTAGTGATAAAGCCTGGGGTAAAGGCAAAGGAAGAAGCAAAAAAGATGCAGAAAAAGAAGCGGCTTCTTATGCCCTAGGTAAGTTGAAAGAAAAGGGGATTATCTAA
- a CDS encoding HNH endonuclease, which yields MNSKQKHNKRAKLIEQFGTRCYWCECILSPEEITLDHLIPKKHGGSNSLENLRITCFSCNNQRGHSLFPPPSFRKKVR from the coding sequence ATGAATTCCAAACAAAAACATAATAAAAGAGCCAAACTCATTGAACAGTTTGGCACTCGGTGTTATTGGTGTGAATGCATTCTATCCCCCGAAGAAATCACCCTCGATCACCTGATTCCTAAAAAACATGGAGGTTCTAACTCTTTAGAAAATCTGCGTATTACCTGTTTTTCCTGCAATAATCAACGAGGACATAGCCTTTTTCCTCCCCCATCTTTTAGGAAAAAAGTGAGGTAG